Proteins found in one Cataglyphis hispanica isolate Lineage 1 chromosome 15, ULB_Chis1_1.0, whole genome shotgun sequence genomic segment:
- the LOC126855205 gene encoding tumor protein p53-inducible nuclear protein 2 isoform X1, translating to MGRGERYRTIRMLGNFVGYLFGSNYSGTQDSLEEDPRTRGIMRRFRQVEVENDEWILIDRTVEGTLEEPWYEMPPAVFTQEGPIKVATSPMENLLIEHPSMSVYSVVSGTSPPVTPDTPPPSPDRWIDGQKDVDVRQTTDVLQNVPSAPTADLSSSTSSALCTVSTSLDSSLDRSNIDELSRRVVAELQASHNDRLPTSDSNNNKTKIGKQLRSAQERAQEVLQKRSTQSLKRTRMERSNKARQAKGKRLRRQDRLRVCHSGANNNRKC from the exons ATATCGGACGATCAGGATGTTGGGCAATTTTGTCGGTTACTTGTTCGGGAGTAATTACTCCGGCACACAAGATTCGCTCGAAGAGGATCCTCGAACCCGAGGGATAATGCGGAGATTTAGGCAAGTGGAGGTCGAGAATGATGAATGGATCCTCATTGACCGAACTG ttgAGGGTACGCTGGAGGAGCCGTGGTATGAAATGCCACCGGCAGTGTTCACTCAAGAAGGACCCATTAAAGTAGCAACTTCACCGATGGAGAATCTGTTGATAGAGCATCCTAGCATGTCTGTCTACTCCGTCGTGTCGGGAACGTCTCCCCCTGTCACTCCGGACACTCCGCCCCCTTCGCCGGATAGATGGATAGATGGCCAAAAGGATGTCGATGTCCGGCAAACCACTGACGTTCTTCAAAACGTCCCCTCGGCGCCGACAGCTGATCTCTCGTCCTCCACGTCCTCCGCGCTTTGTACCGTATCTACGTCCTTGGATAGCAGTTTAGACCGAAGTAACATCGACGAATTATCGCGTAGAGTTGTCGCAGAATTGCAAGCCAGCCACAACGACAGACTGCCCACATCAGATAGCAATAATAACAAAACTAAGATCGGAAAACAGCTCCGGTCCGCTCAAGAACGAGCTCAAGAG GTATTGCAGAAGCGCTCGACTCAGAGCCTGAAGAGGACTCGTATGGAAAGAAGCAACAAGGCACGCCAGGCAAAAGGCAAGCGGCTACGTCGTCAGGACCGTTTGCGCGTTTGCCATAGCGGTGCCAATAACAACCGAAAATGCTAG
- the LOC126855205 gene encoding tumor protein p53-inducible nuclear protein 2 isoform X2, with the protein MLGNFVGYLFGSNYSGTQDSLEEDPRTRGIMRRFRQVEVENDEWILIDRTVEGTLEEPWYEMPPAVFTQEGPIKVATSPMENLLIEHPSMSVYSVVSGTSPPVTPDTPPPSPDRWIDGQKDVDVRQTTDVLQNVPSAPTADLSSSTSSALCTVSTSLDSSLDRSNIDELSRRVVAELQASHNDRLPTSDSNNNKTKIGKQLRSAQERAQEVLQKRSTQSLKRTRMERSNKARQAKGKRLRRQDRLRVCHSGANNNRKC; encoded by the exons ATGTTGGGCAATTTTGTCGGTTACTTGTTCGGGAGTAATTACTCCGGCACACAAGATTCGCTCGAAGAGGATCCTCGAACCCGAGGGATAATGCGGAGATTTAGGCAAGTGGAGGTCGAGAATGATGAATGGATCCTCATTGACCGAACTG ttgAGGGTACGCTGGAGGAGCCGTGGTATGAAATGCCACCGGCAGTGTTCACTCAAGAAGGACCCATTAAAGTAGCAACTTCACCGATGGAGAATCTGTTGATAGAGCATCCTAGCATGTCTGTCTACTCCGTCGTGTCGGGAACGTCTCCCCCTGTCACTCCGGACACTCCGCCCCCTTCGCCGGATAGATGGATAGATGGCCAAAAGGATGTCGATGTCCGGCAAACCACTGACGTTCTTCAAAACGTCCCCTCGGCGCCGACAGCTGATCTCTCGTCCTCCACGTCCTCCGCGCTTTGTACCGTATCTACGTCCTTGGATAGCAGTTTAGACCGAAGTAACATCGACGAATTATCGCGTAGAGTTGTCGCAGAATTGCAAGCCAGCCACAACGACAGACTGCCCACATCAGATAGCAATAATAACAAAACTAAGATCGGAAAACAGCTCCGGTCCGCTCAAGAACGAGCTCAAGAG GTATTGCAGAAGCGCTCGACTCAGAGCCTGAAGAGGACTCGTATGGAAAGAAGCAACAAGGCACGCCAGGCAAAAGGCAAGCGGCTACGTCGTCAGGACCGTTTGCGCGTTTGCCATAGCGGTGCCAATAACAACCGAAAATGCTAG